A section of the Pseudanabaena mucicola str. Chao 1806 genome encodes:
- the murA gene encoding UDP-N-acetylglucosamine 1-carboxyvinyltransferase: MQPTMDLGTVSQIIEPLASTTLELSQMPQIEPNAPVLRIIGKAPLSGHVPISGAKNSILALMAGTLLSSEGCRIRNVPKLADVERMSDILETLGVKISRTDEVLDLDTSNLTTNSAPYELVSKMRASFFALGSLLARLGSAKMPLPGGCAIGARPVELHVRGLQALGADVQIEHGIVIAHAKSRNGRLQGTKIYLDCPSVGATETLMMAATLAEGQTIIENAAQEPEVIDLADLCIAMGAKIHGAGTNTIIIDGVDRLHFADFTAIPDRIEAATFMVAAAITRSTLSMSPVVPAHLTAAISKLQDIGVTVQIDAPDKITVIGGDRYRAVDIETLPYPGFPTDMQAQFMALLTICEGNGVVTETVFENRLQHVAELNRMGANIRLKNNVAVVTGVPQLSGAPVMATDLRASAALVIAGLAADGETKVMGLHHLDRGYDRIEEKLRNVGAKLYRTIETVNA, from the coding sequence ATGCAACCGACGATGGATCTCGGCACAGTTTCACAAATTATTGAGCCATTAGCATCAACCACGCTCGAACTTTCGCAAATGCCACAAATTGAACCCAACGCCCCAGTCCTCCGCATCATCGGTAAAGCCCCTTTATCTGGTCATGTCCCCATTAGCGGTGCAAAAAACTCGATCCTTGCTCTCATGGCAGGTACACTCTTATCATCCGAAGGCTGCCGCATTCGCAATGTCCCTAAACTCGCTGATGTAGAGCGAATGAGCGACATCCTAGAAACCCTCGGTGTCAAAATTTCTCGCACAGATGAAGTCCTCGATCTCGACACTAGCAACCTGACCACCAACTCTGCGCCCTATGAATTGGTTAGCAAAATGCGGGCGAGTTTCTTTGCCCTAGGCTCATTACTTGCTAGATTAGGTTCAGCAAAAATGCCTCTCCCCGGAGGTTGTGCGATCGGGGCACGTCCAGTTGAATTGCATGTTCGTGGTTTACAAGCTTTGGGGGCAGATGTCCAAATTGAGCATGGCATCGTGATTGCCCATGCCAAGAGCCGTAATGGACGTTTGCAAGGTACGAAAATTTATCTCGATTGCCCCAGTGTTGGTGCGACGGAAACCTTGATGATGGCGGCAACATTAGCTGAAGGTCAAACGATTATTGAAAATGCTGCCCAAGAACCTGAAGTGATCGATTTGGCGGATCTTTGCATTGCAATGGGAGCCAAAATTCATGGTGCTGGTACAAATACCATCATCATTGATGGTGTCGATAGGCTCCATTTTGCTGACTTCACCGCTATTCCCGATCGCATTGAAGCCGCAACTTTCATGGTTGCCGCCGCCATTACGAGATCGACCCTATCAATGTCACCAGTAGTTCCCGCGCACCTCACGGCTGCGATTTCTAAATTGCAAGATATTGGTGTAACCGTGCAGATTGATGCCCCCGATAAAATCACCGTTATTGGTGGCGATCGCTATCGAGCCGTTGACATTGAGACACTGCCTTACCCTGGGTTTCCCACGGATATGCAAGCCCAGTTCATGGCTTTGCTGACTATTTGTGAAGGTAACGGTGTAGTTACTGAAACTGTGTTTGAAAATCGCTTGCAGCACGTTGCAGAACTCAATCGCATGGGTGCAAATATTCGCCTCAAGAATAATGTGGCGGTAGTAACAGGTGTACCTCAATTATCAGGTGCTCCCGTGATGGCAACGGATTTACGCGCATCGGCAGCATTGGTTATTGCAGGACTAGCTGCTGATGGTGAAACTAAAGTTATGGGACTGCATCACCTTGATCGCGGATACGATCGCATTGAAGAGAAGTTACGCAATGTTGGCGCGAAGCTCTACCGTACTATAGAAACAGTAAATGCCTAG
- a CDS encoding M15 family metallopeptidase, producing MKPYQHIPIADCNEPLVALSSDLNSGIITIDPHPYMSLGAPYGDRSPFFVRQGILEKLQKSQAYLQILRPNWKIAIFDAYRPISVQQFMVDYSFSQLVASKGLEIDSLTEDQKISLNAEVMKFWAIPSHDPKTPPPHSTGAAIDVTLFDSELLEVNMGSPIDEISDRSLPDYFANSIDEQDMEFHGDRQLLNEVMTHSGFVRHPNEWWHFSYGDQMWAWISHEKIAIYGGFT from the coding sequence ATGAAACCCTATCAACACATTCCTATTGCCGATTGTAATGAGCCACTTGTTGCACTCTCCTCTGATCTCAACTCAGGTATCATAACAATCGATCCGCATCCATATATGTCTTTAGGCGCACCATATGGCGATCGCTCTCCTTTTTTTGTTCGCCAAGGAATTTTAGAAAAATTACAAAAATCCCAAGCCTATTTGCAAATCCTTCGCCCCAATTGGAAAATTGCTATTTTTGATGCCTATCGTCCGATTTCTGTGCAGCAGTTTATGGTGGACTATAGCTTTTCTCAGTTAGTGGCAAGTAAAGGCTTAGAAATAGATTCGCTTACTGAAGATCAAAAAATTTCACTTAATGCCGAAGTAATGAAGTTTTGGGCAATTCCTAGTCATGATCCGAAAACTCCTCCTCCTCACAGCACAGGTGCAGCGATCGATGTAACTTTGTTTGATTCTGAGCTTCTAGAAGTAAATATGGGTTCACCGATTGATGAAATTAGTGATCGCTCTTTACCAGATTACTTTGCTAATTCCATCGATGAGCAAGATATGGAGTTTCATGGTGATCGCCAATTATTAAACGAAGTAATGACCCATAGCGGATTTGTGCGACATCCAAATGAATGGTGGCATTTCTCCTATGGCGATCAAATGTGGGCATGGATTAGTCATGAGAAAATCGCTATTTATGGAGGATTTACATAA